The Mycobacteriales bacterium genome contains the following window.
ATCGCCCGCGCCTACGTGACCACCCACGGCATGGACGTCGTGGTGACGCGCTGCACGAACAACTACGGGCCGCACCAGTTCCCGGAGAAGATCATCCCGCTGTTCGTGACCAACCTGATCGACGGGCTGCGCGTGCCGCTGTACGGCGACGGGGGCAACGTGCGGGACTGGCTCCACGTCGACGACCACTGCCGCGCCGTCACGGCGGTGCTCGACCGCGGCCGGACCGGCGAGATCTACAACATCGGCGGCGGCACGGCGTTGGACAACCGCGAGCTGACCGAACGACTACTCGCGGCATGCGGCCGCGACTGGTCGTCGGTGGAGATGGTCGAGGACCGCAAAGGCCATGACCGGCGCTACGCCATCGACGACTCGAAGATCCGCGACGAGCTCGGCTACTGCCCGCAGGTCGGCTTCGACGACGGCCTCGCCGCAACCATCGCGTGGTACCACGCCAACGAGGACTGGTGGCGGCCGTTGAAGTCGAGGGACGCACGGTGAGCCGGCGCGAGCCCGCCTGGGAGTCCTTCGCACAGGACCAGCCCGAGCACTACATCTGGACCAGCGGCGACCCGGCCGACCCCGACTTCCAGGAGCAGTTCGCCGCTTCGGGCCGCCAGCAGATCGACATCGTCCTGCGCGCCACCGCGACGTACCGGACCGGAGGGGCGCGGGTCGTGGAGTACGGGTGCGGACTGGGCCGGATGCTGCTGCCGATGAGCGAGCACTTCGACCGCGCGCTCGGCGTCGACATCGCGCCGACGATGCTGGACGGCCTGCGTCGCCGCGCGGCCGATGCGGGAATCACCACGATCGACACTGCGCTCAGCTCCGAACCGTGGGCGGCCGGCGTCGACGCCGACCTCCTCTACTGCTGGGCCGTGCTCCAGCACATCCCGTCGTGGCGCGCGATCAGCGAGGCGGTCGAGACGATGGCGAGCGCGCTGCGTCCGGAGACGGGAGTCGGCTACCTGCATTTCGACACCCGCCCGCGCACGCCGCTCTATCTCGCCCGCTTCGCCGTCCCCGATCCGCTGCTGCCCCACCGGTGGCGCAAGTCGATTCGGCGTATCCGGCGACGACCCGCCGCGGTGCGCGCGCTGCTGCACAGTTGCGGGCTGACCGTGGTCGCCGAGCAGCACGAGGCGGCCGACCACCACGCGTTCATCGTGAAAGCCCCTCGGCGATGAGCACCGTCGACCCGGCGACGCTGTCCGACGACGAGCTCCGTCGCTACGTCGCCGAGCGCGAGTGGTACCACACGGTGGAGCTGCGTCCGGGGATCGAGACGCCGGGCTGGTTCGACACCCGGCCGACGGCGGCGGCCCTGCCGTGGCCGGATCTCACAGGCCGGCGCTGTCTGGACGTCGGCACGTTCGAGGGCTTCTGGGCGCGCGAGATGCACCGCCGCGGCGCGGCCGAGGTGGTCGCGATCGACATCCTCGATCCGCGCCAATGGGACTGGCCGGCCGACAGCACCGACGCGCTCCGCAAGATCCTCGGCGAACGCAAGCAGCACGGCGAAGGGTTCCACTTCGTCAATGCCGCGCTTGGTACGCCGATCGACCACCGTGAGCTGTCGGTCTATGACCTCGACCCGCAGCAGGTCGGCACCTTCGACCTGGTCTACGTCGGCAGCCTGCTGCTGCACCTGCGCGACCCGATCCGGGCGTTGGAACGGGTGCGGAGCACGCTGCGTCCCGGCGGGCACCTGCTGCTGGTCGACGCGATCGACCTCGAGCTGACGCTGCGCCATCCCCGCCGTCCGCTGGCAGAGCTGGACGCGATCGGCCGCCCGTGGTGGTGGAAGCCGAACATCGCGGGCCTGGCCCAGATGGTCCGCTCGGCCGGCTTCGAGGTGGTGTCCCGGTCCGGGCCGATCTATCTCAAGCCCGGCCGCGGCCAGCCGCTGCCGCGCTGGCGGCCTTCGATGCTGCGCAGCGTCGCGAGCCGCGAGACGATGGTCACCAAGTGGCGCGGCAACCCGCACGCCGTGGTGCTCGCGACGACCGGCACGATCGCCGACCGGTCCTAGCTGCCGCCGACCGGGTGCGGGTCGGGGAAGCGACGCGCGATCCAGCTGCGGCCGACCCGTCGAAGCGGCGACTCGTAGAGGCGGTAGCTGACCTCAGCGACGAGATAGGTGATGACGGCGCACAACACCACCAGCTTCCAGTGGTCCTGCGGGTGCCACCGGTTGCTGACCACGGCGTACACGATCGGGTGGTAGAGGTAGAGCCCGTAGGAAATCGCGCCGATCCGGGCGATCGGCGGCAGGCCGAGCAACCCGCTCGTGATCCTCGGCGAGTGCTCGAGCCCGAGGATCAACACCGCGGTCAGCACGCCGGTCGCCGGGATGGTCAGCCGCAGGAACGACAACGCCGGGACGGTCGAGGGGAACTGACCGAGCGCGACGAGGCCGAGCAGCGCCGGCAGCGCCAGGTGGCGGAACCAGCGCGGCACCTCGACGGTTGCGGCCGCGCAGCCGATCAGCAGCGCGAACGCGTGCGCCTGCGGCTCGTAGTAGTCCTTCGGCTGGTTGCCGCCGACGCCGTTGTGGGCGAAGACCTCGGCGAGCACCAGCGCGACCACGGCGGCGCCGATCGCCAGCATCCGCACGTTTCGCCGCGAGCCGCTGGCCCGGCGCAGCAACGTCGGCCAGACCAAATAGAACTGCTCCTCCAGCGACAGCGACCAGGTCCAGACGAAGACCTCCCAGTAGACCGAGTGGGTGTAGGCGACGATGTCGGTCAGGTAGAGGACCGCGATGACGCCGCCGAGGACGAGCCCGTGGTCGCGATGGCCGGGCAGCTCGACCGCGATCGCCACCGCCCCGACCGTGAGCAGCGCCAGCAACGCCGGGAACAGCCGGAAGATGCGGCGAAGGTAGAAGTCGCGCAGGTTCACCGAGCCGGTCTTGGCGCGTTCCGCGAGCAGCAGGCCGGTGATCAGATAGCCGCTGAGCACGAAGAAGATGTCGACGCCGATCGCGCCGCAGCCGAGCACACCGGACTCGAAGTGGAAGCAGATCACCTCGACGATCGCGAGAGCCCGCACCCCGTCGAGGTCGGCCCGATACCCGCGAACGACCGCCACGGAGCCGAATCATGCCAAAGCCGGGCGGCTGCTCACCGCAACCCGCCTCCTACGCTGACCTCGTGACGACCTGGCTGGTGACGGGCGCCGGCGGGGCACTGGGTCGCGATCTGATGGCCGTGCTGACGGCAGCCGGGTCCGACTCGGCGACCGGTCTCGACCGTCACGCGCTGGACATCACCGATCGCAGTGCCGTCGAGGAAGCGCTGACGGCGCATCGACCCGACGTGGTGATCAACGCTGCGGCCTACACCCGGGTCGATGACGCCGAGACCGACGAGCGCACCGCCGCCGCCGTCAACGGCGCCGGGCCGGGCCATCTCGCGCGATGGTGCGCGGCCAACCGGGCCCGCCTCGTGCACGTGTCGACCGACTACGTGTTCACCGGCGAGGCGAGCTCGCCGTACGAGACGGACAGCCCCACCGGTCCGGCCAGCGCCTACGGGCGCACCAAGCTCGCCGGTGAGCAAGCCGTGCTCGACGCCGGTGGCGACGGCCACGTGGTGCGGACCGGTTGGCTCTACGGCGAGCACGGGCCGAGCTTCGTCAGGAGCGTCGGTGGCCGGCTGATCGCGGGGGACCCGGTCGACGTCGTCGACGACCAGCGAGGCGCTCCCACCTGGACCAGGCACCTTGCCGAGCGTCTGGTGTCGCTGGGAGGCGCGCCGGTGCCGCCCGGTGTACGGCACTGCTCGTCGGCCGGCGAGGCGAGCTGGTACGACGTCGCCGTGCAGCTGGCGGTCCTGCTCGGCCGAGACCCGGCTCAGGTTCGCCCGACGACGTCGGCGGCGATGGCCCGCCCGGCGCCGCGGCCGGCGTACTCCGTGCTGTCCAGCGCCAGCTGGACCTCAGCCGGGCTGCCGGCGATGCCGGACTGGCGGGACTCGCTCAGCGAGGCGGTGTCCGCGCTCGGCGAGCGTCTGGTGGGTCCGCTGCCGGGCGCGGCGCGGCGCTAGGTCGAGGCGGTGTAGTAGCAGACCGGATCGGTCTGGCCCAGCCCGACTCCGGGCAGGTAGGCCACCGCCGTCCACTCGCTGTGGGTCAGGCCGGCGGCGAGCGGCGGCGAGGTGGCGATCCCGTTGCTGTCGGTGGTCGCCGTGGCAGTGGTCGCGGTGCCGCCGCTGAAGTGGGCGCCGCTCGACGACGGAATCAGGAAGGTGACCGGCGTGTCGACGAGCGGGTTGCCGTACTGATCGGTCGCCAGCGCTGCCAGCGGCGAACCCGCTGGGACCACGCGGCTGCTGCCGGGCTGGGGCAGCAGCCGCGTCGGCGTGGGCGAGCCGCTCGGCGCGGGCGCCTCTGTCAGGGACAGGTCGCCGCTCGCCGGCCAAGCCCCCGACGTCTGGTTCGGGCGCACCGTGAGGAAGTACGCCTCACCGTCGCCGAAGGCCGGGATCGCGACGCTGGCGATCCCGTTCGTCACGGGAACCGTCGACGTCGTGGTCGCCGGCGCGGTCTTCTCGTCGCTGATCGAGTCCGGGATCTCCTGGACCGAGACGCTCGCCGAGGTGGCGTCGCCGGGAAGCGCGACCTGCACGGTGGTCGGCACCGGCGCCGGTGCGGACGCCGGCCCGGCGCAGTAGGAGGCTCCGGTGGTCGCCCGGGAGCACGTCTGGTGGCGACCCAGCAGCACCCGCGTCGTACCGGTGTCGCTGGTGACGGCGAGCGAGCTCAGGTCGGTGTCGTTGCTCTCCGACTCGACCCGGTCACCCGTCATCGTCGCGTAGTCGACCATCGTCCAGTAGCTCGGGTTGGGGACACCGTCGGCGTTGAGCAGCTCGTCGAGGTTCGGGGCGTTGCACACGTTCGCGACCCCGCCGCCCGGGTACTGCCAGCACGAGCGGTTCGCCTCGTCGATCCCGGCGCGGTCCTCGGCGGCCACGTATCCCGCCGCGAAGCCCGGGATGAACTGCCCCGCCGCCGAGCTGTTCTCGTCGGCGAACAGCAGCGGCGTGCCGATCCCCGGGTTCTCCGCGATCAGCTCGCGGACCGTCTCGGCCTGGTCGCGAAGCGTCTCGGGCATCTCGTCGTAGGAGACCGGGTTCTGGTCGAGGGTGTCGTAGTTGTCGTGCCACGCGATCGCGTAGAGCTGCATCCCGTTGGCCGCGGCGAACGGGATGAACGACTTCAGGTCGATGTACCAAGGCGACGTCGAGCTCTCGTACTGCCAGTCGATCGACGGGCCGATCACCCGGGCGTCGGGGTCGACGCCCTTGATCGCCTTGTAGGCCTTGAGGTACTCCTGCTCGACGAGCGCCCGGGTCGGCGGCTGCGACGTGCTGTAGGGGTAGTTCTCCGGCTCGTTCTGGATCTCCCAGATCGGGTCACGGCCGGCGTCCACCGCGTTCTTGACGACGCGGGCGATGAAGTTCTTGTACTTCTGCCAGTCGCTCCACGGGTCCACGGCGGCGGTCCCGACGTGGTTGCTCGCCAGCCAGGCGTCGGACAGCGACTCGATGATGTCGGTGTCGCCGACGACTGCGGCGGCCTGCTTGTACTGGGTCGGATTGCCACCCTGGATCCGCCAGTGCTGAAGGTCGAGCGCCCCCACCCACTTGTTGTTGATCGGGACCGTCCCGGACAGCAGCCCCGCGCCCGGGTGCTGCTCGGCGCCGAGCTGGTCGGCCGAGTCGACCACGACGCAGTCCCCGACCAGGCTCAGCGAACAGTGCGAGCTCGTGGCGGTGACCGTCCCGGTCGCGTTGTACGGGCCAGCTGGTCCTGAGGTGTCGCCGCTGCCGTCGGGGCCGATCGGGGTGACCGTGAAGTAGACGGGATGGTTGAGCGGGAGGTCGTCCCACGTGAGCGAGGTTGCGGACGCCGCAGCCAGTCGAGTACCGAAGTCCGGCCAGGCCATGTTGAAGTAGTCGCCGCGATGCGCCTCCACCTGGTAGCGGGCGACCGTGCCGCTCACCGGCGGCTGCCAGGAGATCGTCGCGACGTCGCCGGTCACCGAGGCGACCAGGTCCCGCACCGGCGAAAGCGCCGGATCGGCCGAGGCAGCGCTCGCACCCGCCCCTCCCACGCACAGCACCGCGAGGACCACGAACAGCCGTGAGAGCCGGCGGACGAACGATTGCGAAGGGGCCCTGCTGGGAGCGCTGCGCACGTGTGTCCTCTCTGCTGAAGACCGACCGCCCATCCGAACGGTTATCGCCGGATGTCCACCCACTCAAACGCCCCCGCTGCGGCGGATGCAAGACGACGCCAGGATCTGCGTACGGCGGTGTCGCTAGCGTGAACCGCGTGAGACCCGCGGCCACACGTAGGGTGACGCCATGCCGCGCGCGCTGATCACCGGCATCACCGGTCAGGACGGGCTCTACCTCGGCGAGCTGCTGGTCGCGAAGGGCTACGACGTGTACGGCGTGGTGCGCGGCCAGAACAACCCGAAGGTGCGCACCGTCGAGCGGCTCATTCCCAGCGTCGAGCTCCTCGAGGGCGACCTGACCGACCTGCCGTCGCTGATCAGCGCGATCGAGATCGCCCAACCCGATGAGATCTACAACCTCGGCGCGTTGTCGTTCGTGGGCCTGTCGTGGCGACAGGCGGAGCTCACTGCCGACGTGACCGGCATGGGCGTGCTGCGCATGCTCGAGGCGATCCGGATCGCGACGCAGAACCACATGGAGCGGATCCGCTTCTACCAGGCGTCGAGCAGCGAGATGTTCGGCAAGGTGCGCGAGTCGCCGCAGGTCGAGACGACGCCGTTCCACCCGCGGTCGCCGTACGGTGCGGCGAAGACCTTCGGGCACTACATCACCGTGAACTATCGCGAGTCCTACAACGCCTTCGCCTGCTCCGGGATCCTGTTCAACCACGAGTCACCGCGAAGGGGTCACGAGTTCGTGACCCGGAAGGTGACCCGCAGCGTGGCGCGGATCGCGCTCGGCCTGCAGGAGTCGGTCTCGCTCGGCAACCTCGACAGCAAGCGCGACTGGGGGTTCGCCGGCGACTACGTCGAGGCGATGTGGGCGATGCTGCAGGCCGACGAGCCGGAGGACTTCGTCGTGGCGACCGGCGAGACCCACTCGATCTCGGAGCTGTTGGACATCGCGTTCGGTCGCATCGGCGTGACCGACTGGTCGAAGCACGTCGAGGTCGACCAGCGATTCGTGCGGCCCGCTGAGGTCGACTACCTGTGCGGTGACGCCACGAAGGCGAGGGAGCGGCTCGGCTGGGCGCCGAAAGTCTCCTTCGACGAGCTGATCGAGATGATGGTCGACGCCGATCTGGCTCGCGAGAAGCGGCTGAGCGCGGAGCCCGAGGACTGAGCCGAGCGATGTCAGAGCTCGAGCCGCCGCAGGTCTCCCCGGACGAGTACGACGAGGACTACTACCGCACCGCCTGCGCCGGTCACGACGAGTGGGTCGAGTCCGCCGGCGCCGGTGAAGCCGCGCTCTACAAGGGCGTGCTGGCCCGGGCGGGCATCCGCGAGCAGATGACGGTGTGCGACATCGGCGCGGGCCGCGGCGAGCTGGTCGCCCTCGCCGTCCAGCACGGTGCGAGGTGGGCAGTCGGCGTCGAGTACTCGGCAGCGGCCGCACGCCTTGCGGCGCAGTCGATCGCTGCTCGCGACGTCGCGGACCGGGCCGCCGTCGTCCTGGCCGACGCCCGCCGGCTACCGCTGCCGGACTCGTGCGCCGACCTGGTGTTCATGATCGATGTGATCGAGCACCTCGCGCCTGCCGAGCTCGCAGCCACCTTCGCCGAGGCACATCGGGTGCTCACGCCAGGCGGTCGGCTGTTCGCCCACACCTTCCCGACGCGGACGATTTACGACGTCACCTACCGAGGCATGCGGGCAATGGCGCGGCTCGGCGGTCGGCACTGGCCCGCCGATCCGCGCAACGACTACGAGCATCGGATGCACGTGAACGAGCAGACCCGGGCCGGGTTGCGGCGGTCGTTGCGCAGCGCGGGCTTCCCAGCCCCCGACGTGCAGTTCGGCAAGTGGGTGCACGTCGACTTCGTGCCGAGCCGGCGCGGACAGGCGGCGCTTCGGAGGCTCGCTCGACACCGGGCGACAGCGCCGCTCGCGGTGGCCGACCTCTGGGTCGACGCGCGGAGAAGCTAGACGCCGACGGGTCGCAGCTCCTCGGGACCGAAGTACTCGACGACCCGCGCCGGTGCGCCGTAGGCGAGACAGTAGGCCGGTATCGGCCTGGTGACGACGCTTCCCGCACCGATGATCGCGCCCTCGCCGATCGAGTTCAGGATCGTGCACTTCGACGTGACGATGGCGTTGTCGCCGATCTCGATCGGTCGGAAGTCGTAGCCCTGGTCGAGCAGGTGCTTGGTGTGGTCGCGGAACTTGTGATTGCCGTCGGCGATCATCACCGACTGCCCGAACACCGCCCGGCGGCCGATGGTCAGCGATGTCGATATCTGGATCAGCGCGGCCGAGGTGAAGATCACCCCTTCGGCCATCTCGATGCGGCCGCCCGGCGCGATCTCACAGAAGAAGTCGCGCCGGAACTCGCAGCCCGCGGCAATGTGCAGCGTCGCCTCGCCGGGCATCCACAGGTCACACCGAGGGCCGAACGCGACGCCTTTCGCGATTTCGAGGTCGAGATGGTTGTGCGTGAGCAGCAGCGACGCCCGGCGCCACGCCGAGGCGATCCGGCGCCCGTGGCCATACCGCAGCAGCCACGGCAATCGACGCACAGACATGGTGGACGCGACGCTAGCGCGGCGAGCCGATCAGTACGCGCCCTTGCGCTCGGCAACCGCGAACAGCGTCTTCCAGATGATCAAGGCGTCGAGAGCGAGGGACCACCGCTCGACGTAGTACAAGTCGAGGCGGACGCTTTCTTCCCAGCTGAGGTCGGATCGGCCGGACACCTGCCACAACCCGGTGATGCCGGGCCGCACCAGCAGTCGGCGGGCGATCTCGCGGTCGTACTGGGAGACCTCGCTCGGCAACGGTGGCCGCGGCCCGACCAGTGCCATGTCGCCGCGCACCACGTTCCACAGCTGCGGCACCTCGTCGAGCGACCACCGGCGCAGGTAGCGACCGACTCGCGTGACTCTCGGATCGTCGCGCATCTTGAACAGCAGGCCGTCGGCGTTCTCGTTCTGATGGCGCAGGGACTCCAGCCGCGACTCCGCATCGGCGTACATCGTCCGGAGCTTGAACACTTTGAACTCGTTGCCACCGCGACCGACCCGGGTCTGGCGGAAGATCACCGGACCGGAGCTGTCCAGCCGGATCGCCAGCAGGATGAACGCGATGAACGGCGCCGCCAGCAACAGCGCAACGGCTGCGATCAGCCACTCGACCGAGGCCTTGAGCATCTGGCGCGGCCCCGACAGCTCGGGTTCTTCGATGTGGACGAACGGGAGGTCGATGGCCGGACGCGCGCCGGTGCGAAGACCCGCGACATCGAGCAGCGCGGGCGCGACGACCAGATCGACCCCAGTGCCCTCGAGCTCCCAGGAGAGAGCGCGCAACACGTCTGCGGACATCCCCGGGCCCGCGGTCACTCCGACCGTGTCGGCGCCGCATTCGGCGATCGCTGACACGACGTGGGTGAGCGAGCCGAGCACCGGAGCCCCCGCGACGGCGTCGGTGTCGCCCGGCATCGGCAGGCAGACGCCGGCCAGCCGAAGGCCGAGATACGGCTTGGCACGGAGGCTCTTCGCAAAGCTCTCGACCGCCGCCAGCCCACCGACCGCGACGACGACATGCTGGCAGCGACCCCGACGGCGCTGCCGGTGCAGCCATTTCCGCTGCGCGTAACGACCGGCAAGCAACATCACGGTGCCGATCGGCAGCGCGGAGGCGACGTAGCCCCGCGCGAACTCGACCTTGAAGCTGTAGGCGACCACCGCGATCACGGCCATCAGCCACCACGAGGCGGACACGATCCGCTTGTACTCGTCCTCGCCCACGCCAAGGAAGCGCATCTCGTACGCCCGGGCGCAGACCAGCACCGTGAGCCACACCGGGACCAGCAGCAGGCTCAACACCGTGTAGTCCACGCCATGGATGGAGTTCGGGTTCGCCCCGAAGCGGATCTCGTTGGCGATGAGCGCGCTCACCAGGATCAGCAACAGGTCACCGGCGAACAGCGCCGCACGCTGCCGGTACTCCCACGCCTTCGTCGACACGAGCTTTCGCGCATCGGCACCCGGTTGAGCGACGGAGATGCCACGACGACGGGCTGATTCCACCGTCGCCGTCATCACGTGCTCCCTCGTCGCCGCCGAAATCCCGCCGCACTACGGTACGCATCCCTCGGCCCGGTTGTCAGTGAAGCGACGACGGTAGTCTCGGCGTGGCTTACTACCGGGGAGAGAAATCCGCATGCGCGGCACAGAGGCAGACGCTGAGGCGCTCCGGGGAGGCCCTCCGCGGCGGCGCGCTCGCCGCCTCCGCCACGAGTTGCTCATTCGTGCCCGCGTCGCGAGCGGCACCTACCGGGTTTTGCCCGACTTCGTCGTAGTTGGCGCCATGAAGGCCGGTTCGACCACGCTGTTCGATCTCATCGGACAGCACCCACGGGTGCGGACCGCGACCAAGGAAGTTCGCTACTTCGACCTCTACCACCGACGTTCGCTGCGGTGGTACAGCGCGCACCTGCCGCCGGGTGGCAGAGCAGCACGCGACTGGCTGACCGGGGAGGCGACGCCGTCCTACCTGTACGACGAGCGGGTGCCGGAAAGGGTCGCTGCAGCCCTTCCCGGGGTCAAAGCGATCGCGTTGGTGCGGCACCCGATCGATCGGACGTATTCGCACTACCAGCACAACCGCGCCAACGGCTTCGAAACCCTCTCGTTCGACGAGGCCTTGGCGGCCGAGCCGGCTCGTCTCGCGCACTACCGGGACGGCTACGAACGAGGTGAGCGACAGGCCACCGCGCGCTTCAACCTCTTCTCGTACGTGCGGCGCAGCATGTACGCCGACCAGATCGCGCGATGGCAGGAGGCTCTCGGCGCGCAGCAACTGCTGGTCGTCCGGTCGGAGGACCTCTTCGCGGACCCGTATCCGACAATCGCGAACGTGTTCGGTTTCCTCGGGCTTGACGACGCCCGTATCAACGCGACCGCGAAGAACACCAGGGACTATGCGCCGCTCGGCGGCACGCAGCGAGCACTGCTCGCCCAGACGTTCGGCCCTGATGTCGCGCGGCTCGAGAGCATGCTCGGCCGGACGCTCGGCTGGGACCTGCCGACCGACCTGCGCTCGGGCGCGTAGTGCGAAGTGTCGGGGTAGCGTGAAAGGCCGTGTCTAACACCGCCGAGGACGCCGTTCTCCCCATCTTCGTCGTCGGCTTCCCGCGCTCCGGCACGACGCTCGTGCAGAGCTTGTTCGCGGCCCACGGGCAGGTGCTCGCCCTGCCGGAAACCCACCTGCTGACCGCGGCCACAGCAAAACTCGGACCGATCAAGCGGCTCGGAATAGCACGCATGCCGATCGAGCCCGGACATAGTGGCATTCACGGCCGGCGGCGGCCGAGCCGTCGCCCGGGCCGCCAGACCGCACTGCTGCGAGAGTTCACCGACGCCGCGAACGCTGCCGCAGTGCAGGCCGGGTGTCTCGCCTGGGCGGAGAAGACGCCCGCACACCTGCACTTCATCGGAGTCATCGAACGCACGGTCCCGCAGGCGAGATTCGTCCACGTGGTACGCGGACCGGTGCGCGCGATCGCGTCCCTTCATCGCGCCACCACCGAATACCCGAACGAGTGGGGTGGTCAGCGGAGCGTGGAGACCTGCCTGCGCCGATGGATCGGCGACGTCGCGATATCCGCACGCTACGCGAGCGAACCGCGTCACTTCATCGTGCCCTACGAGGCGCTCATCGCGGACCCACGCTCGGTGGCAGAGCGACTGTTCGCCCGCGTGGGCTTGCCCCTCGACGAGCCCGCGCTCTCAGCGAGCCTGGCTCGTCGGGCGGAGGCAAGCCGCTCGGTGATCGAGGAAGGCGAGGAGTGGAAGCTCCGGACCCTCGCGCCGATCAATGCTGAAACGCCGGATGACGACAGCGACCTGCTTCCCCCGGCGACAGTTGACCGGATCCTGGCTGCCAGCGCACCGTGGCGGAGCTGGCTCGACAACCTTCCGCCGCTGTGAGCCAGTCCGTCATCGGCCTACCGTCGTCGCGATGGAAGCAGCCGATTCCATCACTTACCCGCCGCACGTCGGGACGCGTCCCGCCGGCACCGGGCAGCGGCGGGTGGCTTCCGGTAGTTGCCCTGGTCGTGGCGGCATCGATCCCAATCCTCGCGCTGACCGATGCGCGCTCCTACGGAGCGCTGGCAATCGCCGGGCTGTCGATCGCCGCCGCCGCATTGTTCTTCGCCGCCGGCGACCTGCGGGCGCTCGCAGCACTGCTCGTCGGTTTCGGACTCGCTGAGCCGCTGCTCGCGAGCGCGACGGGTTCCTCGGCGGTGCTCTATCCCGACAGCATCGTGCTCGTTCTGGTCCTGTTGAGCGGGGTAGCCCGCGTGCGACCGGCACGCGGCAACGCGGCGAGAGTGACGGCGGCTTTCGCCGTGCTGCTGGCCGTGGCGATTCTGCGAGCGCCCTCACTCGGCCAGGGCGTCTACCAGGCGCGAGAGGTGATCGTGCCCGCGGGTCTGGTCGCCGTCGGCTATCTCGCGAAGGACAGGATCGACCGGCGCCTGCTGGTCCGGGTGACACTGGTCGCCGGCGCGATCAGCGCGGTCTACATGATCTTCGAGTACGTCCTCGGTCCTGTCATCAGCCCGTGGGCGTTCGAAGGCCTCAACGGCTTCACTCGCCTCAACGTCAACAGCGCGCTGCCCGGCAACTACTACTTCTACTAC
Protein-coding sequences here:
- a CDS encoding sugar transferase, which gives rise to MTATVESARRRGISVAQPGADARKLVSTKAWEYRQRAALFAGDLLLILVSALIANEIRFGANPNSIHGVDYTVLSLLLVPVWLTVLVCARAYEMRFLGVGEDEYKRIVSASWWLMAVIAVVAYSFKVEFARGYVASALPIGTVMLLAGRYAQRKWLHRQRRRGRCQHVVVAVGGLAAVESFAKSLRAKPYLGLRLAGVCLPMPGDTDAVAGAPVLGSLTHVVSAIAECGADTVGVTAGPGMSADVLRALSWELEGTGVDLVVAPALLDVAGLRTGARPAIDLPFVHIEEPELSGPRQMLKASVEWLIAAVALLLAAPFIAFILLAIRLDSSGPVIFRQTRVGRGGNEFKVFKLRTMYADAESRLESLRHQNENADGLLFKMRDDPRVTRVGRYLRRWSLDEVPQLWNVVRGDMALVGPRPPLPSEVSQYDREIARRLLVRPGITGLWQVSGRSDLSWEESVRLDLYYVERWSLALDALIIWKTLFAVAERKGAY
- a CDS encoding sulfotransferase; the encoded protein is MRGTEADAEALRGGPPRRRARRLRHELLIRARVASGTYRVLPDFVVVGAMKAGSTTLFDLIGQHPRVRTATKEVRYFDLYHRRSLRWYSAHLPPGGRAARDWLTGEATPSYLYDERVPERVAAALPGVKAIALVRHPIDRTYSHYQHNRANGFETLSFDEALAAEPARLAHYRDGYERGERQATARFNLFSYVRRSMYADQIARWQEALGAQQLLVVRSEDLFADPYPTIANVFGFLGLDDARINATAKNTRDYAPLGGTQRALLAQTFGPDVARLESMLGRTLGWDLPTDLRSGA
- a CDS encoding sulfotransferase → MSNTAEDAVLPIFVVGFPRSGTTLVQSLFAAHGQVLALPETHLLTAATAKLGPIKRLGIARMPIEPGHSGIHGRRRPSRRPGRQTALLREFTDAANAAAVQAGCLAWAEKTPAHLHFIGVIERTVPQARFVHVVRGPVRAIASLHRATTEYPNEWGGQRSVETCLRRWIGDVAISARYASEPRHFIVPYEALIADPRSVAERLFARVGLPLDEPALSASLARRAEASRSVIEEGEEWKLRTLAPINAETPDDDSDLLPPATVDRILAASAPWRSWLDNLPPL